The following proteins are encoded in a genomic region of Candidatus Effluviviaceae Genus I sp.:
- a CDS encoding formylmethanofuran dehydrogenase subunit E family protein yields the protein MTIPDELRRAAEFHTHLGPFLVVGLRMGRVVTRELGCEPFTIRITANTGPVPPHSCCVDGLQLSTPCTVGNGGLAVADARDMSIEAVKDGAVLTIRLREDVWRRIENECTEENQETFACGIWEMPEPDLLVVTRGA from the coding sequence ATGACGATTCCCGATGAGCTCCGCCGCGCCGCCGAGTTCCACACGCACCTGGGGCCCTTCCTCGTGGTCGGCCTCCGCATGGGCCGCGTGGTGACGCGAGAGCTCGGGTGCGAGCCCTTCACCATCAGGATCACGGCCAACACGGGGCCCGTCCCGCCGCACTCCTGCTGCGTCGACGGCCTCCAGCTCTCGACGCCGTGCACCGTCGGAAACGGCGGGCTCGCCGTCGCCGACGCGCGCGACATGAGCATCGAGGCCGTGAAGGACGGCGCGGTGCTCACCATCCGGCTGCGCGAAGACGTCTGGCGCCGCATCGAGAACGAGTGCACCGAGGAGAACCAGGAGACGTTCGCCTGCGGCATCTGGGAGATGCCCGAGCCGGACCTCCTCGTCGTGACCCGCGGCGCCTGA
- a CDS encoding PD40 domain-containing protein, producing the protein MIGETVSHYRIIGELGSGGMGVVYKAEDTKLGRTVALKFLTRALTSDADAKERFLREARAVCGIDHPNICTIHEVDETDSGATFICMACYEGRSLKERLKAGPLQIAEAIEVAVGIARGLRAAHAAGIVHRDIKPGNVMLTEPSTPRIIDFGLAKLSGRTSITAAGSALGTIAYMSPEQARGGEVDARTDIWSLGVVLYEMVAGRPPFEGDHDQAVIHSILNAVPPPLSRERPGVPPELDAIVRKALAKDPAARYQNAATLVDDLRALTRVLDSAADATARTWGFADPRRRAALRATAVVALCVAAGAVAWGALRGRDGGPMPTGRPLRVTAASGWEDQPAVSPDGARIAYVSDESGNYDIHVTDVRGGSTLRLTDDPAIDDSPAWLPDGTAIVFVSDRNGRSDVWKVSQFGGGATLLVEDAEFPAISPDGARIAFARVGASGWRRIHVAPLSSPSSAEARTGDSDGVWDHYAPAWSPDGRTICYATRHNLWTVPADGGAPRPLTDVGAGDASPAWSSDGRHVYFSSNRGGTTALWRVPRRGGRPERLTAGSGFEGEPSVSRDGSKLAYSSATTETDIIVADRKTGVASELPVLKGTCMGAFVPGTEDVVFVSTQWGARAELGALSLRGATPTGTPRRLTDQPGEASQPSVSRDGRWIAYYRIVGGERDLWALPAGGGAAVRLTDDPASDIHPAWSPDGKALAFASDREGTWDIWVLPMSNGRPGGEPRRLTRGEVSAYAPAWAPDGTEIVFIGADTSERDVWSVTADGSGPARRVTAGIGAVRVRWDPTATRLLVSALNGTDRVTLWSLPPTGGRPAAVEPVVDFGPMSAEAVFDVSQDGERVLFQRQTLRGDVWVLEAKKGTY; encoded by the coding sequence ATGATCGGCGAGACCGTCTCCCACTACCGGATCATCGGAGAGCTCGGCTCCGGCGGCATGGGCGTCGTCTACAAGGCCGAGGACACGAAGCTCGGTCGCACGGTCGCCCTCAAGTTCCTCACCAGAGCGCTCACGAGCGACGCCGACGCGAAGGAGCGGTTCCTCCGCGAGGCGCGCGCCGTCTGCGGCATTGACCACCCGAACATCTGCACGATCCACGAGGTCGACGAAACCGACTCCGGCGCCACGTTCATCTGCATGGCGTGCTACGAGGGCCGCTCGCTCAAGGAGCGGCTGAAGGCGGGCCCCCTGCAGATCGCCGAGGCCATCGAGGTCGCAGTCGGCATCGCGCGCGGGCTCCGGGCCGCGCACGCCGCCGGCATCGTGCACAGGGACATCAAGCCGGGCAACGTCATGCTGACGGAGCCCAGCACGCCGCGCATCATCGACTTCGGTCTCGCCAAGCTCTCCGGTCGGACGAGCATCACGGCTGCCGGAAGCGCGCTCGGGACGATCGCCTACATGTCCCCCGAGCAGGCGCGCGGCGGCGAGGTGGACGCCCGCACCGACATCTGGTCGCTCGGGGTCGTGCTCTACGAGATGGTGGCCGGCCGGCCGCCGTTCGAGGGCGACCACGACCAGGCCGTCATCCACTCCATTCTGAACGCGGTCCCGCCTCCGCTCTCGCGCGAGCGGCCCGGCGTGCCGCCCGAGCTGGACGCCATCGTCAGGAAGGCGCTCGCCAAGGACCCGGCTGCCCGGTATCAGAACGCGGCCACGCTCGTCGACGACCTCCGCGCGCTCACGCGCGTTCTCGACTCGGCCGCGGACGCGACGGCGCGTACCTGGGGGTTCGCGGACCCGAGGAGGCGCGCGGCGCTTCGCGCCACCGCGGTCGTCGCGCTCTGCGTCGCCGCCGGAGCCGTCGCGTGGGGTGCCCTGCGCGGCAGGGACGGCGGCCCGATGCCTACGGGAAGACCGCTCCGAGTGACGGCCGCCTCGGGATGGGAGGACCAGCCCGCGGTCTCGCCGGACGGCGCGAGAATCGCGTACGTCTCCGACGAATCGGGGAACTACGACATCCACGTGACCGACGTCCGCGGCGGGAGCACGCTCCGTCTCACCGACGATCCGGCGATAGACGACTCGCCGGCGTGGCTTCCGGACGGCACCGCGATCGTGTTCGTCTCGGATCGCAACGGGCGAAGCGACGTCTGGAAGGTGAGCCAGTTCGGCGGAGGCGCCACGCTCCTCGTCGAGGACGCGGAGTTCCCAGCGATCTCGCCCGACGGCGCACGCATCGCGTTCGCGCGCGTCGGAGCGTCGGGCTGGAGGCGCATCCACGTCGCGCCGCTGTCGTCTCCCTCGTCCGCCGAGGCGCGGACCGGCGACAGCGACGGCGTGTGGGACCACTACGCGCCCGCGTGGTCGCCGGACGGCCGGACGATCTGCTACGCGACGCGCCACAATCTCTGGACGGTCCCCGCGGACGGCGGCGCGCCGCGTCCGCTCACCGACGTCGGCGCCGGCGACGCGAGCCCGGCCTGGTCGTCCGACGGCAGGCATGTGTACTTCTCGTCGAACCGCGGCGGGACCACGGCCCTCTGGCGCGTGCCTCGACGGGGCGGCAGGCCGGAGCGGCTCACGGCCGGCTCGGGGTTCGAGGGGGAGCCCAGCGTCTCCAGGGACGGCTCCAAGCTCGCCTACTCCTCCGCGACCACGGAGACGGACATCATCGTCGCCGACCGAAAGACCGGTGTCGCGAGCGAACTGCCCGTGCTCAAGGGGACGTGCATGGGCGCCTTCGTGCCGGGAACCGAGGACGTTGTGTTCGTCTCGACGCAGTGGGGCGCGCGCGCCGAGCTCGGCGCGCTCTCGCTGCGCGGCGCAACGCCGACAGGGACGCCGCGGCGCCTGACAGACCAGCCGGGTGAGGCCTCGCAGCCTTCGGTATCGCGCGACGGCAGGTGGATCGCCTACTACCGGATCGTCGGCGGGGAGCGGGATCTGTGGGCCCTGCCTGCTGGCGGCGGGGCGGCCGTCCGTCTGACCGACGACCCCGCGTCTGACATCCACCCCGCGTGGTCGCCCGACGGGAAAGCGCTGGCCTTCGCGTCCGACCGCGAGGGAACGTGGGACATCTGGGTGCTCCCCATGTCGAACGGGCGGCCCGGCGGCGAGCCGAGGCGCCTGACGCGCGGCGAGGTGTCCGCCTACGCGCCGGCCTGGGCGCCCGACGGGACCGAGATCGTGTTCATCGGCGCGGACACCAGCGAACGGGATGTCTGGAGCGTGACCGCGGACGGAAGCGGTCCCGCGCGGCGAGTGACGGCGGGGATCGGCGCGGTTCGCGTTCGCTGGGACCCGACGGCGACGAGGCTTCTCGTGAGCGCGCTGAACGGGACCGACCGCGTGACGCTCTGGTCGCTGCCGCCGACGGGTGGACGGCCAGCCGCCGTCGAGCCCGTCGTCGACTTCGGCCCCATGAGCGCGGAGGCGGTGTTCGATGTCTCGCAGGACGGCGAGCGCGTCCTGTTCCAGAGACAGACCCTGAGAGGCGACGTCTGGGTGCTCGAGGCGAAGAAGGGGACGTACTGA